Within Porites lutea chromosome 2, jaPorLute2.1, whole genome shotgun sequence, the genomic segment CACTCAACACACCTCTCTTCATTTGTTTGTGTTAACACCTTATCAAATCAGAGTCAAAGGAAAAACAGCTTCATGTTACTTAAATGTAAAGTGTGCGTGATATACAGAAACTGCTAACTTTACGTATTAAACACAAAATGTTCCATTGACGCCTCTTACATCTTTCTACAGAAAATGGCATCTTTAGAGAAATAAACCTTTTTCGCTTGAACATCTACAAACCCGTGCTTTTCCAGGAGATGCTTGTATTCTGAAGCTGATCTCTCTTTTCCACCTGTTAACACCAACATATAAATGCTGTAAATCAGGGCGTGCAATGGACCACTTTTGTCTTCATCTAAAATCTGCTCGCAAATGAAAAGTCCTCCACCTAGAAGGTAAAAGAGTTAAGAAAAATAGCaggtttttacctttttatggCAAAAGAGTATCcagaatttcagacgattacttcgagtcgtttttactctcTCAGCAACTAAGAGAGTAAAAACGACTTGAaataatcgtctgaaattcaggctagcaaGAGAGATGATTGCTCATACAATAATCTTATGTGCTATTTCTATATGCACTGTCAACCGTGTAGGCTCTATACTTGATCAAAACCCCCTTTGTTACCCAAGCACTTCTTGATCAGTCAGTTCGCGGGCTCATTTCATTTAAAGGCTAACGACCGTGAATTCAAAATTAAGTTCGTTTTGGTTACAATTCATGAGGGGAAAACACTGTAAAGCTGTTGCGGCGTTTCTTGTAAGTTTGGACTTTAATGTGGGTGTGTTAAGTGTTTTTGCCGTCACAAAGCGACGATTTTTGACCCTCGTGTGTAGGATTTCACTGCCATCGATCATTTACAGCTTTCCTGGTTGAACTGTTGATACCCTCTCAGTCTCTAATTAAACCAGAGACATAATGAACATCTTACTAACCTCGTTTTCTTGATCCGAACTGTAAGTAACGGAAACTAGTTTTTTCTGCTTGGTTTTTATTATGGCCCGCGGGGGCCTGCTTCGTGCCTGGATCCCTTAAAGAACGGTAAAACCTTCTTTCTATTAAAATTACCTGAGGGTAAGCACTTGTAGACGTTTGAAAGAATCAAGTCAACTTTATCCTCTGACCAGTCGTGGAGAACGTGAGACAACACATACAAATCGGCCTTTGGTATAGTTTCAGGTTTGAAGAAATCGCCGACCGCAAAGGACACATTGGCTTGATTTGGGCAAGCTTCCACTGATGGTCGGAAGTGATGGGCTAAACTCACGGCTGGCTCCAAGTCACAAACTGTTATCTTCATTTCAGGGTAGTGCTGACAGAAAGCATAGGCGAGAGTTCCCACAGCCCCTAGAGCAGAGAGAAAtagggaattttaaatttccattGCAGCAAACAGAGTCATAGATCGTTTACTGTTTCAGCACATTTACCACTAATTTTCCGAAAATCTTGCTTGGATATAGAATTTTTGTGTAAACCCAGCGAAAAGTTCCGGGAAGACACGTAGCTCGTGTTTTCCCTATCCGGAATGTTAAAAACGGTAGTTAACGCGTTAAGGCttttgtggctatttttctgGTAAATAGGAGCAATTTACACAATTTCTCAACGGAATTTAAACAGAAGTCTTGaattttgcctacaatttgatgcaAACCCCTACGACTGGTTTTTCTGCGTAAATGGGCATGCGGACAGTTCCATACGACATGGACGCAAGCTTGTCCTCTAACTTGATTggataaataaacagataaaatgaaataaataaacagaccTTATAACAATAGTTTTTACATAGAGTTTCGTGTTACTGTTGTAAGGGGGCCTCGAGCGTAATTAAAATGGGACAGCAGTTACAAAGCTCATGCAAAGTTATTCAAGGAAAGGTATTCGAATGAGCTGAATTTGACGTCTTATTATTAAACCGGCTCCTGattaaaccaagtcgtgctagttgAGAGACATAAGTATACGTCACTTTCAATATGGCAgcgtttgtttacattttacgCGCGCTAGTTTTAACACTGTTTCGGCAAAACTGACTTTAAAATCATCTTA encodes:
- the LOC140926027 gene encoding probable bifunctional dTTP/UTP pyrophosphatase/methyltransferase protein, yielding MSETKNVQVPFPMPEKLYKVIEGFFRSKALFAACEFGIFDKLRTASAQQSADEITKALSSDLDATTRLMDTLVAMEVLEKSKEGDQWLYSNSEMATKFLTKDSPDSYLDMIAPSRRIAIHDRRSGAVGTLAYAFCQHYPEMKITVCDLEPAVSLAHHFRPSVEACPNQANVSFAVGDFFKPETIPKADLYVLSHVLHDWSEDKVDLILSNVYKCLPSGGGLFICEQILDEDKSGPLHALIYSIYMLVLTGGKERSASEYKHLLEKHGFVDVQAKKVYFSKDAIFCRKM